In the genome of Calothrix sp. PCC 6303, the window ATTGGAATTATTAGACAAAGTTGGTTTAGCCGAAAAAGCCGATGTTTACCCAGCAAGGTTATCAGGAGGGCAAAAACAGCGAGTTGCGATCGCACGCGCTCTGGCAATGGAGCCAGAGATGATATTATTTGATGAACCAACTTCCGCTTTAGATCCAGAAATGGTTAAAGATGTGCTGGAAGTGATGAAACTTTTAGCGAAAACTGGGATGACAATGGCAATCGTTACCCATGAAATGGGATTTGCTAGGGAAGTAGCCAGTCGGATTATGTTCCTTGACCAAGGCAGTTTAGCAGAAGACACCACACCACGAGAATTCTTTCAGAATCCAAAGTGCGATCGCGCTAAACAATTCTTGGAGAAAATGCTGTAATATCTGCTCCTATAGTTTTGGAGGTATTTTTAATGTCCGATGGAATTTTTGTATATCAACCTGAGGAAAAAGATATTTATGATTGGTCTGGCAATCAGCTACTTCCAGAAGCACGAAGTTATATCACTGTAAATAATATCGTCAGAATTCAAGTGAAGGAGGAAAATCCATACTATTGTGAAGCCCTTTATGTCGAAGTTACTGCAATTGATGAAAATGATATTTTTACAGCAACAGTATTAGATACATACCGCACAATCATAGAAAAAAGAGATGTTCAAAATGGAGATATATTACATTTTCCTAGAGCCTGTGTGATGGAAATTCCTCATACTTGGCAGGGTAATGAAAATTTAGTCATTGTAGAAAATATGGTGACAGGAAATGAACGGGAGGTTACAGGAATCTTGTAATTTCAAATTTATGATATTTTTCATATTTCCCTTTATTGCTATCTTAATTCTCTTTTTGCCAATCATTCCAAATTGGGAGGATACAAAGTTTATATTTTCTCTTATTGTATTCCTACTCAATTTTGTGATTGGGTTTTTATTATTTATAAAACCAAAAAAAATACAAATTAAAAAAGCGCGTATTTTAATTCTTCTAAACTTATTGTTATCGAGTGTAGTATTTTTATTTGCCTTGTTTATTATTTTGATTTCGTCTGGATTTGATGCTCCAAGTATACAAACCATAAAATCCACAGACTATTCCACAACGGCATATTTATATAATTACACCTGTTCTCCACCAGATACCTCTACAGGATGTGGCACTTACCACGGAGAATTAAAATTTAGAATTGCTTTTACTCCTTTTGCAATGACAAAATTTCATTGTCCCTGTCTATTTGGTACACCTGATCGTGTTGGTGAGTGGGTAACTATTCCTTTGGAAGAACACCGAGAAGAAACAGTATCTGCGATTAAAATTAACTTAAAAACTGGCGAAATTACTCAAGAATCTTAACTACTTATCATCAAAATTTCGCTGTTTTATTTAAATTACCAATTCATTCATTACCTGCAACCATTTCTCTGGTGTTGGCAAGGTTTGCTGGATAAATTCGGCACTAAGATTACTAGCATTAGCTTTATATAATAAGCTGGCATAGCTAAAACAACGAGCCGGCTTTTTAAATCCATCCACACCATGAATAGAAATTAATTCTGCTAGTTTTTCCTCTACTTTCAGAATTATTCTGGGAGTAACAGCAAGTAAATCATGCATCCACTGTTCCTTCTCGGTAATAAAAGCAGATAATTCTGAATTTGGAGAATTTCTAAACTCATCACAAATTACCTGAATTTTTTCCCACTTATAACTATTCCAGGGTTTAGCCTTCATCACTGGCAACTGCCACTTAACTATCTCTTCTTGCCAATAGTCTTTAGCTGCTTCCACTTGAACAATTTCAAAACTTGGTAAAATCAGGGCAGTTAATTTCCCACCATGACAGGCTCCAGTGTCGATACCATAAACTTTTCGTGCAATTATTATTGGATAATCGCCAACAACGCGATGACCAAAAATGACTGGTTTCACACCACTATATAACTGACTCCAATAGCTACTTTGATAACGTTTTTCCAAATATTTTTCACCCGCAGTACAACCACACAAAACCTCTTCTTTTTGTTCTTCAATGGGTATACCATCTTCCACCGCAGCATGAACAAAAATTGCCGATTCAGTTTCATGATAATAGGGTAGATGTCTAATCCATTCTAAGAATTCGTCATAACTGTCGCCAAATTGTAATTTGACAATTTCTTGGGAATAGGAAAGAGTTTGTCTGAGGTGTTTACGTTCGTGATTACCCATCAACACTATGGTGTTAGGGCGATTTTTGAGAAAATCATACACCTTGACTGAATCAGTCCCCCGATCCACAATATCCCCCAGGGAGACTAAACAATCTTCCTTTGTAATTTCTACTTTGGCTAATAGCTGCATAAGTTCTCCATAGCAACCATGAATATCGCCAACTACAATTGTTCGCATAGCTCAATTTAAATCGAATATTCTTACCGTAGCATATATATACTACTTATTGTAATATTTAGATAAAAGTTGCTTTCGGTATGGAAAGTCAACAGAATAAATAATTAGTATTTGGCTACTTTCCCAAGCTAGCGGATAGGTGAAGAGGGTTGCCGCAAAGGCTACAACCGATGTATAATAAACATCTCTACGGGGAAATGGCTGTATTTTTGCTAAAATAATTAGCACTACATGTATTTCAATTGCCCAAGAAATCAGTAATGCTAACAACTGCGTCATTAGTTTTAGAGAAAAATTAATAGCAAACAAAAATTGTAAACATTGCAGTGTGAAAATTACCTTTTACGGGTGAATAATAAATTTTGTATGCCATAGTCAAATAGATGTTTATTGAACACTATATTTTCTCATGTTCACGTTCAAGAAAAAGTATTTCTATCTCACAGTCTTATTATTTATAGTAGAGGTGTTTATTGCCGTTTTCATCGATGATAATTTTATCCGTCCTTTTATCGGTGATGTTTTAGTAGTCATATTACTTTATTGCTTTGTCAGAGCATTCTCGAATGCACGTCCTTTGACTGTCGCTTTATCTGTCTTAGGGTTTTCCTATATTATTGAAGTTCTCCAGTATTTTAACTTTGTTAAAGTGTTGGGATTACAAAATAATAAAATTTTATCTGTTGCCTTAGGAAGCGTATTTGATTGGAAAGATATAATTGCTTATACAATCGGTGTTGTGTTAGTGATTTGGTTGGAAAATAAAAAATATAGAAGTTAAATAGAGTTACAGCAAATTGCCTTTAATCGTGCAACCAACCAAAATATTAGAAGCCTGTAACTAGATAGCCACAGGCTAAATACTGGGGCATCTAGACAAAGACTACTTAAGCAGGCTTTGTCGATGTGGCAATATCCTTGTAGAGTATTGCGCTGAATTTGATGGGAAAAGTGGTGCAACAAACTTAGGACTTACGCACTGTACAAAATGACTATATTGTGTATCAACGTGAATACGTTGTTTTAGCCTTTTCCAAATTACCCTTTCTTGGTTTATATCGCTTGGTGGAGAACCAAAAAATAAGCTCTAAGCGCTGAAAACCATACCTGCTATTTTGATTTTTCTGTCAATGCGTAAGTCCTAAAACTGCCCAGTTTCTTAGAGAAAGGGAAAAATAGTAGTAAAGGTGTACTTAGATTGCATGAAAACCACTACAAACTTAAGTAAATTTATATAGAGTTAAACAGCTTGGTAGCTTGATTCTGTGTGAGTAAAAATAACAACAAATAGGAATATATTCTTTATTAGCCGACTGAATGGCTTCCAACTTCAGTTCCTAACTGTCGAACTATGGCTACAAGTTCTTTAGTAGGGATGTCTTTTTTACAGAAAATATCCCAGTTGCCTTTGCCGTCGTACTCTCTAATTTTGGAGTCTTCAACGGAAGAGTAGGCGATGATTTGAGTCTCTGGAGCGATTTGCTTGATTTTACCCGATGCTGTCCAGCCATCCATAATTGGCATTTGTAAGTCTAGGACGATGACGTTGGGTTGGTGGGACTGTACCATTTCCACAGCTTCCTTTCCATTGCTGGCTAAACCAACAACCTGGATATTTTCCTGGGAGGCAAAAGCAAGCTTGAGGGTTAAACGGGTCAGTTCGTGGTCATCTACAACTAAAACTTTGAGCTTGGATGAGTGACAGGATAAGGTTAGCATTTGACTTTAGAAATGGGCTAATTAATGATCATGTTTATAGTTTATGGGCATAGCATCCCTATTTAACTCTATCTAGCGGTTGAATAATTCAGGATTATTAGAGCGGTTACATCTATAATTGTGTAGAAATTCTACATATAGATAAAGATAATAACTTTACTTTAAGAAGCTGAATGATCCTGTGGTACTCTTCCGGCAATAAGCTAGAATCTTCAACTTGCCTGGATGTAAACTACCCATGATCGCGTCAATTCTGCCAACTCCAGGATTAAGTAGTGGCACGTAATTAATTACACAAAATCCAAGATGAAATTTTTGCCTATCAACGAATTACCATTGTAATTAATTCTATCTGATCAATAAATAGATCTATAAACAAGTTACAACTCGCAAGTAATTTTTGTGTCGAGGTAAAATCCCCGTCACAAAACATGCTGTCTGTATAGGCAGCAGAATCAAACTCCCAGACTTTGTTAAAATTTATATTTGATTGTTTTAAATTTTCAAAAATGTATCTTTTATGTAGATAATGTTTAACTTGTTTTGATTAACACGAATAATTTTAAAAACGAAGTATTTTCACTGATCACAAATCATGAGGCAGTAAAACAGAATAGGTTCAAGAGTCAAGAAAACGCTCTAGTCTCAACAAAATACAAATGTGTTTTTCAGATATTTATCTGAATTTAATGAGAGTATTTTACAGATAACAAATATTCTCTAAAAAGTTTTTTGTTGAGGTAAGTAGCTTGAATTTATAAGTATATATTGCATATACACAGCTTCCAATTAATATAGACTCTCACCGCAAAATAACAATTTGCAAACAATCAATTTCAACTCACTAAACATTACCAAAAAAAAGGATTAAATACCATGAATTTACTATCTCGTTCCGCATCTTTATTCGCTTCTGCTTTAGTTCTTGGTGCTGCTGCAATTAGCGCTCCTGCTGCATTTGCTGCTGACACAGCAGACGTACCTCTTGCTGGTACTGTTGTCAGTACACTTGATATCACCGCAACTGCCACAGGAGCAGCTGGTGCGCTTACTTTAACTCCAGGTGTACAACAAACCGTTAAAGTTGCCGATCTTGCTATTGTTACAAACAACGCGACAGGTTACACATTGACTGTTACACCAGGTAGTAATTCTGAATTAAATACGACTGGTGGTACAACACCTATTTCTTACCAAGTTGCAGTTGTTGGTGACAATGCAACAGCCCCAACCACCTTTACTGCGACTGCTACCACTAGCTCGAGTAACAATACCGATACTCCTCAAGATTTGTACATCCAATATACTCCTGCTGCTGCACTAGATACTGGAGCTTATACTGGAACAATCGGTCTCAGTGTTGTAGACAACTAAACAATTAAGTATTCTCTGAACTTGTGCCTAAAAACCTAGAATATTTCATGGCACGCTTGTAATTCTAAACATAACACTTCTCCCATCATGGGAGAAGTGTTATGGGAGGTTCATAAGTATCTTTTATGACCTGTCAAAACATCATAGTGTAGCTGTGAAAATAAAAAATATTTGAATATTAGATGTCTCAATAAAAAAACACTTATTTTTTAGCAGCAATCTTTAGCACAAAACTAAATAGAACTTATAGAGTCACCAATATTATGAGGTTTGTAATTCAAAAAACGTTGCTTATCTTCTCACTGCTTTTGACTAGCATAGAAGCAACGCTAGCCGAACCTTCAATTACAGCTACTTCCACATCATTTGCTACTACTCTTGAATTAACTACTAATACTACTAATACAACACGTATTATAAAAGTAGGAACTATCAATATTTCTAATATTGGAGCCAATGGTTATACCCTAACTATTACATCTGGAAATATTGCCAAATCCAATAATAATCCAGATAATCCAACTCCAATTCCTTTTCAAGTTACTACAGTTCCTTCTAACAATTCTCAACCAACAGTAGGGGATTTTACTACTTCATCTGGATCTCCCTATGTGTTTTCTAGCACCATATCTGCACTTGATTTATACATCAAATACAATCCCACATCCGTTCAAGATCCAGGTAATTATGGTGCCAATATTAATCTTAGCGTTGCAGATAATCCATAGTTATAGTTATTAATCTCGATATTTTCATTATTTACCATTATGAAGCTCACATTTCCCAAAATTTTATTTTCAACAATTATCTTAATGCTGGGTGTACAGCCAGCACTAGCATTTCAACTACTACCAATGTCTCGTACTTTCACACCAAGTGGTACAGGTGCGACTCAATCTTATCAAATTGTTAATGACAAAAAAGAAGCATTAGCTGTGGAAGTATCTATTGTGCAACGAAAGATGGATATTGATGGAGTTGAAACTTACTCCGATGCTGATGATAACTTTCTGATTTATCCACCTCAAATTCTACTTAAACCTGGTGAGAAACAAACTGTACGTGTAACTTGGTTAGGTGAAGCTAATTTATCTCAAGAACAAACATTTCGCTTAGTTGCTCAACAAGTACCTGTTGAATTAAATGCTTCTCAAAATAATCAAGCAACCACATCTGGACAAGTTAAAATATTGATGCGTTACATGGGTTCAATATTTGTTCGTCCAGTAAATATTAAACAGAAAGTTGTATTAGAAAGTATTAAACAACAAAATAATAATAAGGGGCAAGAAGAATTAGTTATTATTTTACAGAATCAAGGTAGCGGACGTGCAATCTTAAAAGAACCAAAACTAAGTGTGAAAACTTCTGCAAGCAACACACCTATTGCGCTCAATTCGGAACAGCTTAAACCCATCAATAATACTGTTATTTTAGCTGGTAATAAGCGTCGTTTTGTAATTCCTAAACCTAGTAATTTAGCAAATGGGGAAATTTCTGGAGAATTTAAATTTAAAGAATAATTACAGGTAATTATTTACTCCTCACCGCTCTAGTTGGTGGGGTATTCTAGTATGTTTGTGAATGAAAGCAAAATACTTCATATCCCAATAAAGTCAAATTAATAGTAGCAAATTAATATGTGTGGAATCTTTCTTCGCTGTGTGCCCCTCTCTGCAAACGGAGAAAGGAATAAAAGAAGTAAGTTTCTATATTTTATGAAATTTACATTCCTGATTATCTATGATTTACCAATAATTATTAAAGAACTATCTTAACTAATCTGACTAATATCAGTTTGTTCAAAATTTATTTAAAAAATAAATATTAAAATGCTATCTAGACGTATTCTTCTCTTAATTAGCAGTCTTCTTCTATTAGTTTTTACTAATACATCAGCATATACTCAGATACCGGCAGATATTAATACCGAAAAAGAAAATGAAGATAAGCTTTTTGAAAAAGTTTTTGGTAGAAGACAAAATAATCTTCAATCTGTTGTAGCTCCTTTTTTTGTTGATGGACAACAAAGGGGTGAAACAACACTTATCTTAACTCCTGGAAATGTTCCAAATCTCCGTTTTCAAGCAACCGCATTTCTCCAAGAAATGGTGGAACTTATCCG includes:
- a CDS encoding amino acid ABC transporter ATP-binding protein translates to MSRTVIRTENLCKSFGKLNVLKDISTEIYPGEVVGILGPSGSGKSTFLRCMNLLEHPTKGKVYFREAEITAPKTNISKIRQELVMVFQHFNLFPHMTVLENVTYAPMKVKGLNKESAINKGLELLDKVGLAEKADVYPARLSGGQKQRVAIARALAMEPEMILFDEPTSALDPEMVKDVLEVMKLLAKTGMTMAIVTHEMGFAREVASRIMFLDQGSLAEDTTPREFFQNPKCDRAKQFLEKML
- a CDS encoding metallophosphoesterase family protein, with the protein product MRTIVVGDIHGCYGELMQLLAKVEITKEDCLVSLGDIVDRGTDSVKVYDFLKNRPNTIVLMGNHERKHLRQTLSYSQEIVKLQFGDSYDEFLEWIRHLPYYHETESAIFVHAAVEDGIPIEEQKEEVLCGCTAGEKYLEKRYQSSYWSQLYSGVKPVIFGHRVVGDYPIIIARKVYGIDTGACHGGKLTALILPSFEIVQVEAAKDYWQEEIVKWQLPVMKAKPWNSYKWEKIQVICDEFRNSPNSELSAFITEKEQWMHDLLAVTPRIILKVEEKLAELISIHGVDGFKKPARCFSYASLLYKANASNLSAEFIQQTLPTPEKWLQVMNELVI
- a CDS encoding DUF2809 domain-containing protein, coding for MFTFKKKYFYLTVLLFIVEVFIAVFIDDNFIRPFIGDVLVVILLYCFVRAFSNARPLTVALSVLGFSYIIEVLQYFNFVKVLGLQNNKILSVALGSVFDWKDIIAYTIGVVLVIWLENKKYRS
- a CDS encoding response regulator transcription factor is translated as MLTLSCHSSKLKVLVVDDHELTRLTLKLAFASQENIQVVGLASNGKEAVEMVQSHQPNVIVLDLQMPIMDGWTASGKIKQIAPETQIIAYSSVEDSKIREYDGKGNWDIFCKKDIPTKELVAIVRQLGTEVGSHSVG
- a CDS encoding molecular chaperone, producing the protein MKLTFPKILFSTIILMLGVQPALAFQLLPMSRTFTPSGTGATQSYQIVNDKKEALAVEVSIVQRKMDIDGVETYSDADDNFLIYPPQILLKPGEKQTVRVTWLGEANLSQEQTFRLVAQQVPVELNASQNNQATTSGQVKILMRYMGSIFVRPVNIKQKVVLESIKQQNNNKGQEELVIILQNQGSGRAILKEPKLSVKTSASNTPIALNSEQLKPINNTVILAGNKRRFVIPKPSNLANGEISGEFKFKE